A region of the Streptococcus oralis Uo5 genome:
TATTTGTCTTAATCATTTCAACTACGACCAATAAACTTCTGCCTTTTTTGCCCCTTCCTCTTGTACAAATTCTTTTGGGGATTGGGATTGGTTTATTTGTTCCCGATGCGGACTTTCATCTCAATACAGAGCTGTTTCTGGCCATGGTTATTGGTCCCTTACTTTTCCGGGAGGCAGAAGAAGCGGATATTACGTCCATTTTGAAGCATTGGCGGATTGTCGTCTTTCTGATCTTCCCTGTGATTTTTATCTCGACCTTAAGCTTAGGGGGCATGGCTCACTTCCTTTGGATGACTCTTCCTTTGGCTGCCTGTTTAGCAGTTGGAGCGGCACTTGGCCCAACAGATTTGGTTGCCTTTGCGTCTCTTTCTGAACGTTTTCGTTTTCCTAAACGGGTTTCCAATATCCTAAAAGGGGAAGGGCTCTTAAATGACGCTTCTGGTTTGGTTGCCTTTCAGATGGCTCTTGCTGCTTGGACAACAGGAACTTTTTCTCTCAGCCAAGCAGGAACTTCCCTAGCACTTTCTATCCTTGGTGGTTTTGTAGTCGGTTTTGTGACGGCTATGGTCAATCGTTTCTTGCATACCTTTTTATTGAGTGTGCGAGCGATAGACATAGCTAGTGAACTATTGCTAGAGCTAAGTTTACCACTCATGACCTTTTTTATCGCAGAAGAGTTTCATGTTTCAGGGATTATCGCAGTAGTGGTTGCAGGTATTTTGAAGGCCAGTCGCTTTAAGAAAATTACGCTCCTTGAGGCTCAAGTTGACACCGTAACGGAGACCGTCTGGCATACCGTGACCTTTATGCTAAATGGATCAGTCTTTGTTATCTTGGGAATGGAGTTAGAGTTGATTGCGGAGCCAATTTTGTCTAATTCTCTCTACAATCCCCTTCTTTTACTGATTTCAGTTGTCGTTCTGACCTTCTTGCTTTTTGCAATCCGTTTTGTCATGATTGCTGGTTTTTACTTTGTGAGGACCCGTCGACTCAAGAAAAAGATTCATAAGTACATGAAAGATATGCTTCTTTTGACTTTCTCTGGTGTTAAAGGGACAGTATCTATCGCGACCATTCTCCTCATACCAAGTCATTTGGAGCAGGAATATCCTCTGTTGCTCTTTCTTGTAGCAGGCGTTACACTATTGAGCTTTCTAACAGGTTTACTGGTTCTCCCTCACTTATCTGAGGAACAAGAGGAAAGCAAGGACCATTTGATGCATATTGCGATTTTGAATGATGTAGCTGCAGAATTAGAAAAAGAACTGGACCATCACAAGAACAAACTCCCTCTTTATGCAGCTATTGATAATTATCATGGTCGGATTGAAAACCTCATCCTTAGTCTGGAAAATAAGAGAGTCCAAGAGGACTGGGAGTCTCTCAAACTTCTTATCTTGAGTATTGAGAGTGATGGTTTGGAGCAAGCCTACGAGGAAAATAGAATCAGTGAGCGTGGCTATCGAGTTTACCAACGTTACCTAAAAAACATGGAGCAGAGTATCAATCGGAATTTCGCTTCTAGAGTGACTTATTACTTCCTAGTTTCCTTACGGATACTGCGCTTTCTACTCCATGAAATGTTTACCTTTGGCAAAAATTTCCGTAGTTGGATGAATGAAGAATCGCGTAAACTACTAGCAGTTGACTATGATCAGATTGCAGAGTTGTATTTAGAGAATACAGAGCTGATTATCGAGAGTTTGGAAAACCTCAAAGGGGTTTACAAGAGTTCTTTGATTAGCTTTATGCAAGAGTCTCGTCTACGCGAGACGGCCATTATCGGAAGTGGTGCTTTTGTTGAGCGGGTTATCAATCGCATCAAGCCAAACAATATCGATGAAATGCTACGAGGCTACTATCTCGAACGTAAGGCAATCTTTGAATACGAAGAAGCTAAACTGATAACAGCCAAGTATGCCAAAAAACTACGCCAAAATGTTAATAATTTAGAGAATTATTCTCTGAAAGAGGCCGCAAATACCTTGCCTTATGATATGCTAGATTTAATCAGAAGAACTTAAATGATGAAGAAAATGACGGAGGATGGAACATGAAAAAGTGGTGGAAAGAGCTGATGGACAGGCCCTTATTAAAAGCTTTTTTGCATTATTATCAAGCATCTGATAGCGAGTTGACCAGTGTTGCGGTTGCCTACTATTGGTTGATTTCAATCTTTCCTTTGCTAATGATAATGGTCAATATTTTGCCTTATTTTCAGATTCCGGTCTCAAATTTCTTACTGACAATCAAGGAATTTTTGCCTGATACGGTGTATGATGTGGTCGCCAAGATTGTCCGAGAAGTTCTGACTCAACCATCGACTGGTTTGCTGAGTTTTGCCGTTTTATCTGCACTCTGGACCTTTTCGAAATCAATGGATTTCCTTCAAAAAGCTTTTAACAAAGCCTATGGAGTGACCAAGAGTCGAGGAATTATCTCCCATCAGTTGATGAGTTTACTTGTTAGTTTCGGCTTGCAGATCCTTTTTGCCCTAGCCTTATTTTTGAGTATGTTTGGTCGTATGTTGCTCAACCTCCTCAAAACTTACTGGCAATCAGATAGTCCGCTATTTTCCTACCTGCAAGATTTTACAGGCCCTCTGGTCTATGCCTTGATCTTTGCCATTCTGGTTATGATTTATTACTTCCTTCCAAAAGTAAAAGCACCACGAATTCGCTATGTTTTACCAGGAAGTGTCTTTGTCTTGCTAACTCTTATCTTTTTATTGAATATCTTTTCTGTCTACGTCAATAGTTATGTCAATCATCTGGTTGACGTTCGATTTTTCAGTTCCATTATCGTGGTAGTCATGATGTTCTGGTTTATTCTCATTGCAAAGATTTTGATTATCGGAGCAGTTATCAATGCCAGTGTTCAGAGCTTGAAAGATCCAAAGTTTAGTATGGAATAATTAGAAAAATCCCTATTAGGTTTCCTAATAGGGATTTTCTTAATAGATAAACATGGCATCTCCAAAACTGAAGAAGCGGTAGCGTTCTTGGATGGCATGGTGATAAGCATCTAGGACTAAGTCACGACCAGCAAAGGCAGAAACTAGCATAACAAGAGTTGACTTGGGAAGGTGGAAGTTGGTTGAAAAGGCATCCACGACCTTCCATTCGTAACCAGGTTTGATAAAGATATTGGTCCAACCAGAATCTGCTTGGATTTGCCCATTAAACTTGGAACCAATAGTTTCCAATGTGCGGATAGAAGTGGTTCCGACAGCGATGACGCGACTTCCATTTTCCTTAACAGAGCGAAGAGTTGCTGCTGCTTCCTCAGAAAGCTGGTAGAATTCGGAGTGCATTTCATGTTCGTCTAGATTGTCTACAGAAACGGGTCTAAAGGTTCCGAGTCCGACATGGAGAGTGAGATAGACTAGATGAACACCTTTGGCTTGGATTTCTGCTAGCAGTTCTTTGGTAAAGTGCAGTCCAGCAGTCGGTGCAGCAGCAGAGCCACTTTCTTTAGCGTAGACCGTTTGATAACGTTCACGGTCATCTAGTTTTTCGTGGATATAGGGTGGTAGTGGCATTTCACCGAGACTTTCCAAGACTTCTAGAAAAATTCCTTGGTATTCAAAGCGGACAATGCGGCCCCCGTGGGTCAATTCTTCCGTGATGACAGCGCTGAGGCGACCATCACCAAAGTTGACACGAGAACCAACCTTGAGGCGTTTGGCAGGTTTGGCGAGAACCTCCCACTCATCTCCACTGGTATTTTTGAGTAGGAGAAGCTCCACATGGCCTCCAGTTTCTTCCTTTTGACCATAGAGGCGGGCAGGGAGAACACGGGTGTCATTCATGACAAGAGCATCACCAGGTTCCAGCATATCGATAATAGAGTGGAAGTGTTTATCCTTCATTTCTCCCGTTTCACGATTAACGATAAGGAGTTTGGAGGCATCTCGTTTTTCAAGGGGCGTTTGGGCAATTAATTCCTCTGGCAAGTGGAAATCAAAATCAGCAGTATTCATTTTTTTCATCATTCTTTCTAAGTTCTAATCTTATCCATTATAACACGTTTCAAGTTTGGGCGCTCTTTTTTTAGAAATTAAATCGTTTTCACTTGACAAAAATTGGTCTATACCATATAATGAATATAGATTAAAACGGAGGATGAAAAGATGAAAGTTATTAAAGTTGAAAATCAAGTTGAAGGTGGAAAAGTTGCTTTTGAGATTTTGAAGGAAAAATTGGCCAATGGTGCTCAAACATTAGGACTTGCGACAGGGAGCAGTCCGCTTGAGTTTTACAAGGAAATCGTTGAGAGTGACCTTGATTTTTCAAATCTAACCAGTGTAAACCTTGATGAGTATGTAGGACTTGACGGAGACAATCCTCAGTCTTACCGCCACTTTATGCAAGAACACTTATTCAACCAAAAACCATTTAAAGAAAGTTTCTTGCCTCGTGGGATTAAGGACAATGCTGAAGCTGAAGTAGAACGCTACAACCAAATTTTGGTTGACCATCCAGTTGATTTTCAAATCTTGGGAATCGGTCGCAATGGACATATCGGATTTAATGAGCCAGGAACTGCCTTTGATAGCCAGACACACCTTGTAGACCTAGACCAGTCTACAATTGAAGCCAATGCTCGCTTCTTTGACAAGATTGAAGACGTTCCAACTCAAGCCATCTCAATGGGGATTAAAAACATCTTGGATGCAAAGTCAATTATTCTCTTTGCTTATGGTGAGTCGAAAGCAGAGGCCATTGCTGGAACAGTATCAGGCCCAGTGACTGAGAATCTCCCAGCAAGTAGCCTACAAAACCACCCTGATGTGACGATTATCGCTGATGCAGAAGCGCTCAGCTTACTCGAAAAATAAAAATTACAAGAACCACTTGCTCTTCGGAGTGAGTGGTTTTTTGATGCTTATAAGCTAGAAGTGAAATTTTGCAAATTTCGGTTTAATCTATAAAATATTTGAATAAAGAAATTATATAAATTTTAATTCAGGAAAAATATAATAAGATAATAACTAAAATTAAGTATACGTTGTTTTTTCTTTTATAATTTAAATAATAACTAAAATTTTTTAAGTTTACTTAGTAGCGAAGCTGTAAAAAAAGTTGTATAATATTCTAAGTTATAAAATTATAATTAAGGAGATTATAATGGGGAAAGATTTATTTAATCCACGCCTTCATAAGTTTTCTATTCGAAAACTAAATGTAGGTGTTTGTTCTGTGCTCTTGTCCACCTTGGTTCTATTGGGAGCAGCTACACAAGTTAGTGCTGATGAGACAAGTGTGACAAACTCTTTAAACGAGGTAGCTAAAACAAACCTTGATAAAACAACGGGGACTTCTATATCACCTACAGATTCTAAAACATCAGAAAAGTCTGAAACACCATCTGTAGTAGAATCCTCTCAACCAACTAAAGAAACAGCAACTTCAAATTCTGGAGCAGAGCCTGCTGATAAAAAGAACAATGACCAATCGGTTATCTCTGAAACATCACAGTCTCCTGTTGAGAAACCAGTTACTTCTCCAGAAGATAAATCTATTGAGAGTGCTAAACCAGAAACTACAGTTGCTCCAATAATTGCTGAACCCACTGAGTCGTCTAGTGCTACTGAACAATCTACACGTTCTCGTAGAGTTCGTCGTGATACCCAGGCAACTTCAGTTGCACCAGCTAGTTATGCAGGTGCGGACGATGCGACTCCTGTACCACGTACATCTAAACCAGAATTGTCTGAATCAGAGAAGAAAGAAAGTACACAATTAGCAAAACAAATTAACTGGATTGATTTCTCTGATACAGCAAGCTTGAAAAACTTAGATCCTCAGGGAGGGTTTAAGATTGGAACTACTTATACGAAGGAAATTTCGCCTGGCTATGTAGTGACACTTACCGTTACAGAGCTCAAACCATTTCAATCAACTGAAATCTATAAAAAACGGGTTGAAGGAACTTCATCTGCTGGAACTTATGATCCAAATGCAACAAACAATTATTTAAAAAATTGGAAAGATTATGGAAAAACTCCACCTCCTGTATCAGGTCAAGCGCAAGATAAATGGAGTACTATTGGTGGACAAGGTTTTGATACAAAAGGCCATAAAACACAAATTATCGTACCAGTTGATGGTGTAAACTGGGGGGTTAAATTTAAAATAGAAGCCACTTATCGTGGTAAAAAAGTAAAACCAGCAGTTGTTATGGCTGATGGAGAAGATGCTAACCCTGGTGAATATGGTATTTTTACCACTAACGGTGAAGGTTGGGAATACGTAGGAGAATGGATGAAAGGTCCTCGTGCAAAAGGTCCTTACACTGTTACGACTGAAGAACTTGTTAAGCAGGCTGACAAGACAACAAGAGGTGGTCTACTAATCCTAAAAGATAAGACTGTCGATTGGAATAAGTTTTTGAGTCCTGATACAGTTACAGGTGGTCTAGGTAGTCAAGTATTTGGACCAATAGTTTCAGCAAGTAAAGCAGTGCCAGTTGTAATGACCCGTGGGGCTTCTGAGGTAGGTTTTTATGTTGCGACCGCAGGGCAACAGGCACTTATGATGGGATTCTTGGTAGTTGATGGTGGTGATGCGCCAGAAAGTTACGGTGAAGCTCACCATACTATCTCTACACGCGATTCGATAACAAATGCTCAAATAAAGCAACCTTACTTAGGTTCTACAGAAGCAGATATCGATGTGGATTCTAAAAATAACTGGACTTCTGATGATCGTGAGGATGTTTCAGATGAAGGTTCACAGCAATTGCTAACTGCTGATCAATATAGCAATACTAACGACCTTTTGGATTTAAATAAAGCTAAGAATGGCACTTATACTCTTAAGATTAAGGCTAATCCAAATGGTAATGCTAAAGCATATGTCAAAGCATGGGTGGACTTCAATAATAATGGGAAATTTGATGATAATGAAGGCAGTGTAGTTAAAGAAATAACTGCTAATGGAGATCACACTTTAACATTTAATGCAATTCCGAGTCTTAGTGGTGGCTTAGTTGACCAACTTGGAATGCGTGTGCGTATTGCGACTAATGCAGGTGATATTGAGAAGCCTACCGGGATGGCATTTAGTGGTGAAGTAGAGGACATGTTGGTTCGTCGTACTTATCCACCTCAAGGTGAAAAGAAAGAAACAACAGGTCTTCAAGGTGAAACACAAAATGCTACAGTTCACTTCACACCTAAAGGACCAGATCGTTCAGACTTTGTAACTAATGCTAGCATGAGTAGCCAAGCGCCACAGATTTTGGATAATCAAGGAAATGTATTGACTCCAACAAACGGCAATACTTATGTGCGTCCGGAAGGAACCTATGTAGTGACTACTAATGGAGATGATATCGATGTAGCGTTCACACCAAATGCAGACTTCACAGGAACTGCTGAAGGGATTAATATTCGTCGTACAGACTCAAACGGTTCATCAACTAACTGGCAATCAACTGATGCATCAAATCCAAATAAGAATGACATTTTGAACAATATGGATGGTCGATACATTCCTACTGTTCGAAAGATACCAACATATGAATCAACTGGTGTTCAAGGTCAAGAACAAAACAAAAATCTAATCTTTAATGATGGCGATCCAGATAAAACGCCAGTGACTCCAGATGCTTCACGTCCTGCGACCTTTGTGGATGCTAACGGCCAACCTATTATTGGTAACTCAGTTCCTGCTACATCCAATGGTCAGTCAGTTGGAACTTATGAGTTAGACCCTAACACTGGTCAAGTCACTTTCAAACCTAACAAAAATTTTGTTGGTACCCCAGACCCAGTTACTGTCCAAGTAAATGATTCTAACGGTGTTCCTTACCGAGCACATTATAAACCAACAGTGACTAAGGTAACCCCAACCAGCACTAACGCAACCAGCACAGGTCCTCAGGGTGTTCCACAAACAGGAACTCCAAGCTTCCAAGGTGGTGATCCACTGGTTCCAATCGATGAAACAGTTGAGCCAACCTTCGCAGATGGAAGCAAAGAGAAATCTATTCCAGGTCAAGGAACCTACACGATTGCACCAGACGGAACTGTAACTTTCACCCCAGACAAGCAGTTTGTCGGAAACCCAGCTCCAGTTACAGTGAAGCGTGTGGATAAGAACGGTACTCCAGTCACTGCGACTTACAGTCCAGAGTTCACTAAAGTAACTCCTACAGGAACTGGCGCAACCAGCACAGGCCCTCAAGGCCTTCCACAAACAGGCACTCCAAGCTTCCAAGGTGGCGATCCACTGGTTCCAATTGATGAAACAGTTGAGCCAACTTTTGAAGATGGCAGCAAAGAGAAATCTATTCCAGGTCAAGGAACTTACACGATTGCCCCAGACGGAACGGTAACTTTCACTCCAGACAAACAGTTTGTCGGAAACCCAGATCCAGTCACAGTCAAACGTGTGGATAAGAATGGCACCCCAGTCACTGCGACTTACAGTCCAGAGTTTACTAAGGTAACACCAACTGGTAAAGATACTTCTTCAGTGAACATTAAGGGGCTTGTTCAAACGGGTACGCCAACATTTGAAGGTGGTAATCCGCTTGTTCCAATCGATGAAACAGTGGCAGCAACATTTGAAGATGGATCAACTGAAAAAGTGATTCCAGGTGAAGGAACTTATGCAATCTCACCAGATGGCACCGTCACCTTCACTCCAGAAGCTAATTTTGTAGGAAAAGGAACAGGCGTAACGATTGTCCGCAAGGATAAGAACGGTACTCCAGTTACTGCAAGCTATCGTCCAACAGTTGTAGATCCATCTACTGGTCATGACACGACTTCTACAGGAGCAAAAGGCCAACCACAAGTGGCAACTCCAACGTTTGAAGGACATATCGATTCGACTGTACCACCAACATTTGAGGATGGTAGCACGACTATGATTGTTCCGGGTGAAGGAAGCTATACAATTGATAAAGATGGTAAGATTACCTTTACTCCAGAACCAGACTTTGTTGGTACAGCTAAAGGATTGGTTGTGAAACGTCTGGATATGTATGGAAATGTAGTTACTGCTCACTACACACCAACTGTCCTTGGACAAACACAAGTGAGTGATGCGACATCAGAAGGTCTTAAAGGTCAAACTCAGACTGGTAAACCAAACTTTACAGGTGATGTCGATCTGACAGTTCCGCCAACCTTTGAAGATGGAACAACTGAAAAAGTCGTTCCAGGTCAAGGAACTTATGTAATCTCACCAGATGGCACCGTCACCTTCACTCCAGAGGCAGACTTTGTAGGACAAGCCAAAGGTGTGAAAGTGATCCGTAAAGACCGTAATGGAAATATCATTTCAGGATTCTATACTCCAACCGTAGTAGAACTTCCTGTCGTTGAAAATCCAGAACAACAAGATATTACAGAAGAAAGAACTGCTAAAACTCTTCCAAATACGGGTTCTGAGGAGACATCTCACTTGACAGCTGGTCTATTGGCTGCTTTATCAGGTATGGGATTAATTTCTCTAGCTCAAAGAAAAAAATCTGAGGAAGAATAATTAGTGGCGAAAGTCATCAAGTAAGTTGTTTTAGATACTTGATTGAAATGATTACATTCATTGCTATCTAAGAAGATGTCAGTCTAACAGAAAGAGAGAACCAAATGGTTCTCTCTTTTTGGTAATTGGTTTAAAAATCGTTTAATTATTTTGCCACAATTGTTCACAATTCTACTAAAGTGGTATAATAAAGTTATTCAGAGGGGGCTCGAAGTTTGATTTAATCACAGCCTTTCAAACCTTATTTTCATTGGCAGAATCTAGATGCTTCTTTTATGGAACTTCGAAGAATACTCAAATCAGACGGGATGCTCTTACTGGCTTGTGAATATAACAAGTTGTCTTACTTTTTACCAGAGGTCCAAAGTGAAGAAGCATTTAGACGATTTTTGTTATCAGTAGGCTTTGAGCTCGTAACTAGTCAAAGAAAGGGATCATGGATCCTTTATAAAATTCATAAAGGATTTGTTAAAAAGTAGCTTTTTTAAAATCTTTTACAGGAGGAATTAGAATGAATACGAAGAATAGGAATTTGATAGAAGATAATAAAAAAGCTGAAAACAAAAGCTTTCTCTATTATTTACACGAGGAAAAAGTATTTGATTCGGACTCGCTGGCTGATTTATGTCGCTACGTAGAAAAGCTCGATTCTATTAGTATAGATCAGATGAGGGATTTGCATTTTATTGAAAATCAAATTCTTCGTCATCTGGTATATCATTTTGATAGCAATGACTTGAGTAAGATTTCAAATCTTCCTGATGAATATTGGGAATATATTGAAGCTTTTGAACAAGCAGTAACAAAGTTGTATGATTTGATGTAAAAATCGGTGGATTTGATAAAGTATGGGTAAGAAAGTAATTAATACACTGAGAAATAGGAATAAATGTAGGTTTCCTCTTGACAATTATTCATTTTGCGTGTAAAATGGAATAGATCTTGAACTTGAAGGGAGTGAAAAAAATGTCTAAAACAGTAGTACGTAAGAATGAATCTCTTGACGATGCACTTCGTCGTTTCAAACGTGCGGTTACTAAAGCTGGTACTCTTCAAGAAACACGCAAACGTGAATTCTATGAAAAACCTTCTGTAAAACGTAAACGTAAATCAGAAGCAGCTCGTAAACGTAAAAAATTCTAATTTGAAATGAAAGGCTAGACTTGTCTAGTCTTTTTTTGCACAATGTTTAGAGGAATAAATTGTTATGAGAGAGTATATAAAAGAATATCAAAAGATGCGTGAAAATCACTTGGAAGATTGGGGTTATTGTGCTGATCCGATAGATTGGAAGGAATTTGAAGAGTCAAACCAAAGAATTTTTGAAAAGTATTTGACCGATTCAAAAGTATTGTCTGACAAGGTTTTAAGAGTAAAATTGTACAGTAGCTTATTGCTAGATGATATTAAATATTTTGCCTATTATGCGGCGTTTTTAGATGGGGATTATAAGCAGTTAAACAACGCTCTATGGCAAACAGGAA
Encoded here:
- the queA gene encoding tRNA preQ1(34) S-adenosylmethionine ribosyltransferase-isomerase QueA is translated as MNTADFDFHLPEELIAQTPLEKRDASKLLIVNRETGEMKDKHFHSIIDMLEPGDALVMNDTRVLPARLYGQKEETGGHVELLLLKNTSGDEWEVLAKPAKRLKVGSRVNFGDGRLSAVITEELTHGGRIVRFEYQGIFLEVLESLGEMPLPPYIHEKLDDRERYQTVYAKESGSAAAPTAGLHFTKELLAEIQAKGVHLVYLTLHVGLGTFRPVSVDNLDEHEMHSEFYQLSEEAAATLRSVKENGSRVIAVGTTSIRTLETIGSKFNGQIQADSGWTNIFIKPGYEWKVVDAFSTNFHLPKSTLVMLVSAFAGRDLVLDAYHHAIQERYRFFSFGDAMFIY
- a CDS encoding YihY/virulence factor BrkB family protein, whose amino-acid sequence is MKKWWKELMDRPLLKAFLHYYQASDSELTSVAVAYYWLISIFPLLMIMVNILPYFQIPVSNFLLTIKEFLPDTVYDVVAKIVREVLTQPSTGLLSFAVLSALWTFSKSMDFLQKAFNKAYGVTKSRGIISHQLMSLLVSFGLQILFALALFLSMFGRMLLNLLKTYWQSDSPLFSYLQDFTGPLVYALIFAILVMIYYFLPKVKAPRIRYVLPGSVFVLLTLIFLLNIFSVYVNSYVNHLVDVRFFSSIIVVVMMFWFILIAKILIIGAVINASVQSLKDPKFSME
- the rpsU gene encoding 30S ribosomal protein S21; this translates as MSKTVVRKNESLDDALRRFKRAVTKAGTLQETRKREFYEKPSVKRKRKSEAARKRKKF
- a CDS encoding cation:proton antiporter, which gives rise to MELLIYLILFLFVLIISTTTNKLLPFLPLPLVQILLGIGIGLFVPDADFHLNTELFLAMVIGPLLFREAEEADITSILKHWRIVVFLIFPVIFISTLSLGGMAHFLWMTLPLAACLAVGAALGPTDLVAFASLSERFRFPKRVSNILKGEGLLNDASGLVAFQMALAAWTTGTFSLSQAGTSLALSILGGFVVGFVTAMVNRFLHTFLLSVRAIDIASELLLELSLPLMTFFIAEEFHVSGIIAVVVAGILKASRFKKITLLEAQVDTVTETVWHTVTFMLNGSVFVILGMELELIAEPILSNSLYNPLLLLISVVVLTFLLFAIRFVMIAGFYFVRTRRLKKKIHKYMKDMLLLTFSGVKGTVSIATILLIPSHLEQEYPLLLFLVAGVTLLSFLTGLLVLPHLSEEQEESKDHLMHIAILNDVAAELEKELDHHKNKLPLYAAIDNYHGRIENLILSLENKRVQEDWESLKLLILSIESDGLEQAYEENRISERGYRVYQRYLKNMEQSINRNFASRVTYYFLVSLRILRFLLHEMFTFGKNFRSWMNEESRKLLAVDYDQIAELYLENTELIIESLENLKGVYKSSLISFMQESRLRETAIIGSGAFVERVINRIKPNNIDEMLRGYYLERKAIFEYEEAKLITAKYAKKLRQNVNNLENYSLKEAANTLPYDMLDLIRRT
- a CDS encoding GEVED domain-containing protein → MGKDLFNPRLHKFSIRKLNVGVCSVLLSTLVLLGAATQVSADETSVTNSLNEVAKTNLDKTTGTSISPTDSKTSEKSETPSVVESSQPTKETATSNSGAEPADKKNNDQSVISETSQSPVEKPVTSPEDKSIESAKPETTVAPIIAEPTESSSATEQSTRSRRVRRDTQATSVAPASYAGADDATPVPRTSKPELSESEKKESTQLAKQINWIDFSDTASLKNLDPQGGFKIGTTYTKEISPGYVVTLTVTELKPFQSTEIYKKRVEGTSSAGTYDPNATNNYLKNWKDYGKTPPPVSGQAQDKWSTIGGQGFDTKGHKTQIIVPVDGVNWGVKFKIEATYRGKKVKPAVVMADGEDANPGEYGIFTTNGEGWEYVGEWMKGPRAKGPYTVTTEELVKQADKTTRGGLLILKDKTVDWNKFLSPDTVTGGLGSQVFGPIVSASKAVPVVMTRGASEVGFYVATAGQQALMMGFLVVDGGDAPESYGEAHHTISTRDSITNAQIKQPYLGSTEADIDVDSKNNWTSDDREDVSDEGSQQLLTADQYSNTNDLLDLNKAKNGTYTLKIKANPNGNAKAYVKAWVDFNNNGKFDDNEGSVVKEITANGDHTLTFNAIPSLSGGLVDQLGMRVRIATNAGDIEKPTGMAFSGEVEDMLVRRTYPPQGEKKETTGLQGETQNATVHFTPKGPDRSDFVTNASMSSQAPQILDNQGNVLTPTNGNTYVRPEGTYVVTTNGDDIDVAFTPNADFTGTAEGINIRRTDSNGSSTNWQSTDASNPNKNDILNNMDGRYIPTVRKIPTYESTGVQGQEQNKNLIFNDGDPDKTPVTPDASRPATFVDANGQPIIGNSVPATSNGQSVGTYELDPNTGQVTFKPNKNFVGTPDPVTVQVNDSNGVPYRAHYKPTVTKVTPTSTNATSTGPQGVPQTGTPSFQGGDPLVPIDETVEPTFADGSKEKSIPGQGTYTIAPDGTVTFTPDKQFVGNPAPVTVKRVDKNGTPVTATYSPEFTKVTPTGTGATSTGPQGLPQTGTPSFQGGDPLVPIDETVEPTFEDGSKEKSIPGQGTYTIAPDGTVTFTPDKQFVGNPDPVTVKRVDKNGTPVTATYSPEFTKVTPTGKDTSSVNIKGLVQTGTPTFEGGNPLVPIDETVAATFEDGSTEKVIPGEGTYAISPDGTVTFTPEANFVGKGTGVTIVRKDKNGTPVTASYRPTVVDPSTGHDTTSTGAKGQPQVATPTFEGHIDSTVPPTFEDGSTTMIVPGEGSYTIDKDGKITFTPEPDFVGTAKGLVVKRLDMYGNVVTAHYTPTVLGQTQVSDATSEGLKGQTQTGKPNFTGDVDLTVPPTFEDGTTEKVVPGQGTYVISPDGTVTFTPEADFVGQAKGVKVIRKDRNGNIISGFYTPTVVELPVVENPEQQDITEERTAKTLPNTGSEETSHLTAGLLAALSGMGLISLAQRKKSEEE
- a CDS encoding glucosamine-6-phosphate deaminase, translating into MKVIKVENQVEGGKVAFEILKEKLANGAQTLGLATGSSPLEFYKEIVESDLDFSNLTSVNLDEYVGLDGDNPQSYRHFMQEHLFNQKPFKESFLPRGIKDNAEAEVERYNQILVDHPVDFQILGIGRNGHIGFNEPGTAFDSQTHLVDLDQSTIEANARFFDKIEDVPTQAISMGIKNILDAKSIILFAYGESKAEAIAGTVSGPVTENLPASSLQNHPDVTIIADAEALSLLEK